Proteins found in one Macaca nemestrina isolate mMacNem1 chromosome 4, mMacNem.hap1, whole genome shotgun sequence genomic segment:
- the LOC105475334 gene encoding large ribosomal subunit protein eL36-like, which translates to MVRTKLTSPIQRPLPRILAAAINKTEEKQPRTAALALRYPVAMGLNKGQKMTRNVSKPRHSLRHGRLTKHTKFVRGMIRELCGFAPYKQHAKELLKVSKDKWALKFIKKRVGAHIRTKRKREELSNVLAAMRKAAAKKDGAPFPALSLK; encoded by the exons ATGGTACGAACAAAACTTACCAGTCCAATCCAGAGACCTTTGCCAAGAATTCTGGCTGCTGCCATCaataaaacagaagagaaacAGCCAAG AACAGCAGCCCTGGCTCTGCGCTACCCTGTGGCCATGGGCCTCAATAAGGGCCAAAAGATGACCAGGAACGTAAGCAAGCCCAGGCACAGCCTCCGCCACGGGCGTCTGACCAAACACACCAAGTTTGTGCGGGGCATGATCCGGGAGTTATGTGGCTTCGCCCCGTACAAGCAGCACGCCAAGGAGCTACTGAAGGTCTCCAAGGACAAATGGGCCCTCAAGTTCATCAAGAAAAGGGTGGGGGCGCACATCCGCACCAAGAGGAAGCGGGAGGAGCTGAGCAACGTCCTGGCTGCCATGAGGAAAGCCGCTGCCAAGAAAGACGGAGcccccttccctgccctctccCTGAAATAA